The genomic region GTCTTCGCGCAGATGAGCCTCGCTCTGGCGGCCCGCCGCGACGGCAAGCTCGACGTCGCCGTCACCCACCTGAGCCACCTCGTCGAGCAGGGCCGCGCCGAGCCCTGCCCGGCGTTGTACCTGCCGCTGGTCCTTGTCGAGCTGGGCTACGCGGTCGAACAGGACGGCGACCCGGACGGCGCACTCGCCCTGCACGTCGAGGCGTTCGCGGCCGCCGAGGCGATCGCGTCGACACGGGACACGATCGGTCCCCTGGAGGGGATGGCGTCGGCGGTCCGCTCACCGGAGGCCGCCGCCCGGCTCCTCGGCGCGGCGGCCGCCGCCCGGCTGGTCACCCGGTCTCCCGCCTCTCCCACCGAACGGGACGAGATCGACCGGGTGGCCGAACGCCTTCTGTCCGTCCTGGGGCGGGAACGCTTCGACGCCCTGGTCGCCGACGGCATGGAGCTGAGCCCGAGCGAGGCTCGCGCTCAGCTCTGACCAGCCGGTCAGGCGGCAGTCCCCGGTCGGTACGTGGCGATGATGACGCCGCTCCTGTGCACCCGGGTGCCGATCAGCTCGAAGGACACCGGGACGTCCTTCAGTGGGGCGGTGAGGCTGGCGCCTCCCTGGAGCACCGGGCAGATCCAGAACCGGACCTCGTCCACCAGCCCTGCGTGGACCAGCTGCGCGGTGACCGAGCCGTAGCCGTACTGGATGATGTCGCCCCCGTCCTGGGCCTTGAGCCGGGTGACCTCCTGCACCAGATCACCCTGGAGCACCTCCGTGTTGTTCCAGGTGGGGTTGGTGAGGGTGGTCGAGGCGACGTACTTCTTGACGTTGTTGAAGTAGGCGGCACCCGTGCTCGGGTCGCTCTCGTCCCGCTGCGGCCAGGCGGCGGACATGCCGTCGTAGGTGACCCGGCCCATCAGCATCGCGTCGGCCTCGTCCGTCTGCGAACCGGCGAAGGCGGCGGCCTCCTCGTCGAAGTACGGCATGGTCCACGTCGGGTTCTCGATGACGCCGTCGAGGGTGATGTAGGTCGAGTTGATGAGTTTGCGCATCGGATTCTCCTGGCTGTCGGTCGTGCTCCGGTGACATCCAGGAGCCTGCCGGCCCGCGCTTACGATTCGCTTCAGGTGCCCTTACCGGCGTCGGCGACCGGATCGGTGAGCGGGATCGGCAGCGCCTGGGTGTCCGCCGTGCCGCCGCCAGCGGAGTGGGCCGGCGCGGGACGGTCGCTGGTGCGGCTGTGCAGGCGTCCCCGCCCGGCCGGCCCGGCACGCCGGGTCACCTCGACTGTCACCATCCGCACCGGCGGTGGCGGTGCGGTGAAGCGTCCGACCCCCCAGCGCACCCAGATGGGGATCCGCCCGGCGTCCGCCTCCGCCCGCAGCTTCTGCACCGTCCGCGCCCGGTCGGTGTGATCGACCTCCACGACGACCGGCGGGCCGTCCGGGCGGGCGCACGCCACGTCGAGTACGGAGTGCCGCTCCTGCATGGGCGGCGGCAGCGGCACCACGCTTGGCGCCCGCCGGTAGACCCGCCAACCCTGCGCCTGCGCCCAGCGCACCACCGCGTCAATGACCCGTGCGGTGACCTCGTCGGTGTCCAGGTCGACGAACGTCAGATCGGCAAGCTGACGGCCCAGGTCCGCGGCCAGCCGCTCGCCCTGCGCCGTGTCGTCCACCGGCGCAGGATAACGCCTCGACCGAGTGCGGCCACGGCCGCGGCGAGGTGCTGGGACGCCTCAGCCCACCGTCGCGATGGCGGCGAGGTGCCCGGACGTCTCAGCCGACAGCGGTCGCGGTGACGGCGAGGTGCTGGGCCAGCCACGCGGTGGTGGCCGTGCGGGCGGCCTCGGCCTTGTCGCGGGCCAGGAAGTCGTGGCCCTCGCCGGCCAGGACCAGATGCCCGTACGGGACGCCGCGAGCGGCGAGGGCCTGCGCCACCTGGGCCGACTCGCCGGCCGGCACGTTCGTGTCGTTGGCGCCGTGGATGAGCAGCACCGGCACGTCGAGGCGGTCCAGGTGGGTCATCGGCGACAGGTCCCGCAGCAGCTCGGCGTCGCGCACCGGGTCGCCGTACTTGCTGACGGCGGCGGCGGCGATCCACGGCTCCGTGCCGGCGAAGAACGTCCGGAAGTCGGAGATGCCACACTCGGCCACCCCGGCGGCGAACAGGCCGGGAAAGTTCACAAGCACCGCGAGGACCAGGTAGCCACCGTAGGAGCGCCCCAGGCAGCCCAGCTGACCCGGCCGGGCCACGCCGCTGTCGAGCAGGAAGTCCGCGCACGCCGCCACGTCGGCGATCGCGCCGTACCGGCCGGCGAGGTTGTCGGCGGCCACGAAGGTACGCCCGAAGCCGGACGAGCCGCGCACGTTCGGCGCGAAGACCGCGACGCCCTGCGCGACGAGGGCCTGGAACAGCGGGTTGTAGCAGGGGCGTTCCTGCGCCTCCGGGCCACCGTGCAGGCTGATCGCCGTCGGCCAGGGGCCGGGGCCGGGCGGCCGGTACAGCCAGCCGGACAGCGGCATTCCGTCGCGCGCCCGCAGGTCCACCAACTGCGGCGCGACTCCACCACCGCCGGCGCGTGTGGCGGCGGCGTCCGGCCGCAGCGGACGCGGCGCGGCTGTCGCCGGGTCGACGAGCCAGACCTCCCGGGGCTGCACCGGCCCCTGCGCGGTGAGGCAGAGCAGGTCGCCTCCGGCGGCGAAGACCGCGCCGTCGAGCACCTCCCCCGGCGCCGCGACGGCCCGCTGCACACCGCCGGGAAGGTCGAACAGGCTCAGCTCGCTGCGCCCGCCGTAGGTGTTCCACAACAGCGCTGCGCGACGCCTGTCGGCGCTGACCGCGACGTACTCCAGCTCGGCGTCCGGTCGTCCGGCGAGCCGCACCGGCGCCGGCTCGTCCCGGGTCAGGTCGACCCGCACCAGCGCGGCCAGTTCGCTGAACACGTCGGTGCGGGCCAGCACGCTCGTCCCGTCCGGGCCGAACCAGCCCTGGTCGGTGCTGCCCCGGCCGGTGTCCGGCAGCAGCCGCCGCCGCTCGCCGGTCGCCACGTCCAGCATCTCCAGCCAGCGGGCGTTGCGCGGGCCACGGCGCAGCAGGGCGGCGCCGGCATCCGCTGTGACGTCCAGCAGGCTGAGCAGGTCGTCCTCGACAAGCACCCGCCGCTGCCCGGTCCCCGCGTCGATCAGCAGCGCCGTACCCCGCTCTGCGGTCTCGGTGACCGCCATCAGCGCGCCGCCGGGCAGCCACCCGGACAGGGACGCCGAGTGGCGGCCGAAGCCGGCGACCTGCCGGCGGCGCGTACCGTCGGGGCGCAGCACCCACAGCTCGGTGCGGGGCGCTCCGCCGGGCGCGACGACGCACGCAAGCCACTGCCCGTCCGGCGACCAGCTCACCGCCAGGACCGGCTCGTCGCCGGTCGGCACCGCGACGGCTTCGGAGGCGTCCACGTCGCGGACCCAGACGCCGGGCGTCCCTGCCCGGTCGGACAGGAACGCCACCCGCAGGCCGTCCGGGGAGGGCGCGGGTGCGAAGTCCTCGCCGACCGGTGGCGACGGCAGCAGCCGGCGACCGGTCGGGCGGCCCCGGCGGGTGGTACGCGGCGCCTCGGTCCGTGCCCTCATCTAAACCCCGATCCGCTGCAACCAGAGCTCCAGCAGCCCGAGCTGCCAGAGCGCGTTCGAACCCAACGTGGTCCGCCGGGCGTTCGGCGCGTCCAGCAACTCCTCCAGGTAGTCCTTGCGGAACAGGCCCCGCTCGCGTGCCTGTCGCGCGGTCAGCGCGTCGCGGACGTCGTCGAGCAGCGGGCCGGAGAGGTGCCGGATCGCGGGGACCGGAAAGTAGCCCTTCGGGCGGTCGATCACCTCGTCCGGGACGATGCCCCGGCTCGCCGCCTTCAGCACGCCCTTGCCGCCGTGCGCCAGCTTCAACGCCGGCGGGCAGGCGGCGGCCAGCTCGACCACCTCGTGGTCGAGGAACGGCACCCGCGCCTCCAGCCCCCAGGCCATCGTCATGTTGTCCACCCGCTTGACCGGGTCGTCGACGAGCATCACCAGGCTGTCCTGGCGCAGCGCCGCGTCCAGCGCGGTGTCCGCGCCCGGCGCGGCGAAGTGCGCGGTGACGAACTCCAGGCTGGCGTCGTGGTCGAGCATCCACTCGGGCGCCAGCTGGTCGGCGAGCGCGTCGTGGCGACGGTCGAAGAACACCCTGACGTACGCCTCGACGGCGTCCTCGCGGGCCACGTTCGCCATCGGTGGGTACCAGTCGTAGCCGGCGAAGATCTCGTCGGCGCCCTGACCGGACTGCACCACAGTGATCCGCTGCGACACCTCCTCGGAGAGCAGGTGGAACGCCACGCAGTCGTGGCTGACCATCGGCTCGCTCATCGCCCCGATGGCCGCGTGCACGGCCGGCACGAACCGGTCGCCGCCGATGCGGATCTGCTGGTGGTCGGTGCCGAACTCGCGGGCCACCAGGTCGGAGTAGTGGAACTCGTCGCCGCTCTCCCCCGCCTTCGCCTCGAACCCGATGCTGAAGGTGGCCAGCCCGGTCTGGCCCTGCTCGGCCAGCAGGGCGACGATCAGGCTGGAGTCGATGCCGCCGGAGAGGAGCACGCCGACAGGCACGTCGGCGACCATCCGGCGACGTACGGCGGTGCGCAGCGCGGACATGATCCGCTCCTGCCACTCGTCCGCGGACATCGGCGGCGCGGCCGCGCGGGTGAACTCCGGCCGCCAGTAGACGGTGTCGGTGCTGCGACCGTCGCCGGTGATCACGCGTACGGTCGCCGGGGGCAGTTTGCGGACGCCGGCAAGGATGGTGCGCGGCGGCGGCACCACCGAGTGGAAGCTCATGTAGTGGTGCAGTGCCACCGGGTCGAGGTCGGTGTCCACGCCACCGGCGGCCAGCAGCGCCGGCACTGTCGAGGCGAAGCGGATCCGGCCCGGCGTCTCGGCGAGGTAGAGCGGCTTGATGCCGAGCCGGTCGCGGGCCAGCACCAGCGTGGACGTGGTCAGCTCGACCAGGGCGAAGGCGAACATCCCAAAAAACCGCTCGACGCACGCCGTCCCCCACCGGTGGTACGCCTTGAGGATCACCTCGGTGTCCGAGGTGGACCGGAAGGAGTAGCCGGCGGCGGTCAGCTCGTCACGCAGCTCCTGGTAGTTGTAGATGCAGCCGTTGAAGACCAGGGCCAGGCCCAGCTCGGAGTCGACCATCGGTTGGGCGCCGGCGTCGGACAGGTCGATGATGCGCAGCCGGCGGTGCACGAGCGCCGCCGGCCCGTGCCGCCACCGCCCCTCGCCGTCCGGCCCCCGGGAGGCGAGGGCGGGGAGCATCCGCTCGACGGCCGCCATGTCCGGCGGCGCCCCGTCGAGGCGGAACTCGCCTCCGATACCGCACATGGCTCACCTCTCATCGGCTCGGGTCGCTCGGGCCGCTGACCGGTCCAGGGTTGGCTGGCCGGGTTGCGTCCCGATGACATCAAGGTCAAGCGTGGGTTACGCGGGTGGTTGATCGGCTCCGCCGAGCAGCCAGGTGTCCTTCGACCCACCGCCACGGGACGAGTTGACGATCATGCTGCCGGCCGGCGCGACCCGGGTCAGCGCCACCGGCGCCACCTCGGCCGTGTCACCGAGGAAGACGAACGCCCGCAGGTCGACGTGCCGGGGTGCGAGGGCGGTGCCGTCGAACACCGGGTGGGTGGTCAGCGAGATCACCTCCTGGGCGATCCACCGGTGCGGCGCGGCGAGGATCTGCTCCCGGACGGCGTCCAACTCCTCCGCCTCGGCGCGCGGACCGATCACCACGCGGTCCCCGCCGTACCCGTCGACGGGCTTGAGCACCAACTCGTCCAGCCGGCCCAGCACGTCGGCGCGCTGCTCGGGCAGCCCGCACAGGTACGTCGGCACGTCCGCGAGCAGCGCCTTCTCCCCCAGGTAGTACTCGATGAGCCGCGGCACGTACGCGTACAGGGCCTTGTCGTCGCCGACGCCGTTGCCGAGCGCGTTGGCCAGGGTGAGCCGCCCCGCGTGCACGGCGGCGAGCAGTGGCCAGCCCAGCGGCACCCCGTCGGCGCCCGGCGCGTGCAGCAGCGCCTCCTCGTCCATCCGCAGGTAGATCACGTCGACCTGGCTGCGGCGGCCCTCGCGCACCAGGCACACCCGGCCGTCCTCCACCAGCAGGTCGCTGCTCCCGATCAGCGGCACGCCCATCTCGTCGGCGAGCAGCCGGTGCTCGAACCACGCCGGGTCGCCGGGGCCGCTGCTGAGCACCACCACGGCGGGGTCGTCGGCGGCGGCTGGCGCGGCGGCGAGCAGCGCCCGGTGCAGCATCGCAGGTGTCTCGTCGGCGGGCAGCAGGTCGTCGGGCACCGGCAGCTCCGGCAACACCGCCCGGGTCAGCCTGCGGTTCTGCACCGCGTAGCCGAGACCCGAGGGAACCCGCAGGTTGTCCTCCAGCACGTACCAGCCGCCGTCGGGGTCGCGCACCAGATCCGTGCCGGACACCTGGGCGCGGGTGCGGCGGCGACCCATCAGCGCGCCGGTGGGTCGCAGGCCGGGTGAGGACTCCACCACCCAGGCCGGCACCACGCCGTCGGCCACGACGGCCCGCTCGCCGTAGACGTCGCGGAGGAAGGCGTCGAGCGCGCGGGCGCGCTGCACCAGGCCGGCGCGCAGCGCATTCCAGTCGGCGGCGGGCACGACCCGGGGCACCAGGTCGAACGGGAAGAGCCGGGTGCTCGCCTCACCGGCCACGCTGAAGGTCACGCCCCGGGCACGCTGCTCCTCGTCGCGGTCGTGCTCGCGTTGGCGCAGACCGACGGTGCCCAGGCCGCGCAGGGCGGCGAGCAGCGGCCGGTACGCCGGCTCCGGTCCGTCCGGGCCGAAGACCTCGTCGCCGGCGTCGACGTACGTGGGCAGGGCCGGCGGTGGCGGTGCACCCGGGCCGGGGGCGCCGGTCCGGCCCCGGGTCTCGTCGAGCAGCAGGTCGACCACGTCGGCCAGTCGGCCGCGCCGCTCGTAGGCCCGTCGCTGCCTGGCGGCGGAGCTGCCGCGCGCCAGCGCGTAGCGGGTCAGCTCGCTTATCTGTTCCCAATCTCCCGTCGCCTCCAGCTGCGGGCGCAGGTCGGTCACCAGGCGGCGTAGCGCCTCGGCGGCCGGCACCGGCCGGGCCGAGCGGGGCAGGTCCAGCAGGTCGCCCTCCAGCCCGGAGCGGGCGGCCCGCCACACGGCGGCGCGCAGCACCGGCGGGCGTACGGCGGTGCGCTCCACGCCGGCGCGAAGCGCGGCGACCTCCCGGCGGACCAACGCCCGGAACAGGCCGGTGAGCAGGACGATGATGTCCACGTCGGAGTTGGCGTCGGTGATCCGCAGCTCCACCGTCGGCACGTGCGCCGACGGCCGCACGTCGAAGTAGATCATGGCGGGGTCGGTGATGGTCTCCGAGGAGATCAGCTCGGCGACAAGCGCCTCGTGGTCGGCAGCGCTTGTCACCTCGCCCGGGTCGCCGGCCGTGGGCCAGCGTTGCCACACCAGCGAGCGGACGCTTGCGTAGCCGCTGTCCTGACCCATCCAGTACGGCGAACTGGTGGACAGCGCGAGCAGCAGCGGCAGCCACGGCTGGACCCGGCGGGTGACGGCGACCGCCAGATCCCGGTCGGACACCCCGACGTGCACCTGCGCGCCGCAGATCAACTGCTCCCGGGCGAGCATCTGGTACTCGTCGAGCATCCGCCGGTAGCGGGAGGTGGGGGTGACACTCGGGTCGCCGTCGGCGCGCAGCGGCACCGTACCTGCCGCCACGATTCCCAGCCCGGCCCGGTCGGCTACCTGGACGGCCGACTGGCGCAGCCGGGTCAGCTCGGTACGGATCTCGTCCAAGGTGCGGCAGACGGCGGTGTTGGTCTCCACCACGCTGCGGTGCAGTTCGGCGGTGAACGACGTGGCCGGCAGCCGGTCGAGCAGTTCCCCGGCCCGGGGCACCAACTCGCGGGTGTGCAGGTCGACGACGTGGAACTCCTCCTCCACACCGATGGTGGCGAGGTCCGCCGGATCGGCGTCGTCGACCGGCGTGACCGGCTGGGCGCGGGATGCGGGCACCGCCCGGCCGTTGCCGGACCGGCCCAGCGGCCCGTCGAACGTCGCCGCGTTCGTGGTGTTCTCGACCATGGTCACCCCGGTTCGCGTATCGGTGTGTCGACTTGTCCGACGAGCGTTCCCAGGATTGGTACCGGGAGTGTTTCCGGCGCGTTAAGGTGACGCACCGTTCTGCCCGGGCCGCTCTGCCGCGCGGGCCATCGGGTGTCACCCGCGCGCGGGCCATCGGGTGTCACCCGCGCGCGGGCCATCGGGTGTCACCCGGGTCGACGCCTGCTATGTCCAAAGGACATGCCGGTGAGTCAGCACTCTGACTCACCGGCATGTCGCACGATTCCTGCCGTCGATCGCGATTGATCGCGACCGAGGTCACCTCATGTTGGCGACCACGAACGGCGCGTGGCCGTGCAGGTAGTTGTCCCATCCGCCGGTGACCGGCGCACCCGGGCTGAGCAGGTTCGTGGTGTCGGTGCCGACGTCGAGCTTCCAGGCCGTCCAGGAGATGCCGTTCGCCTTCATCCAGTCCATCCAGGACTGCGCCTCCGGCAGGCAGGCCCGGCCGTCGAGACCACCGTCGGCGTGGCTGGCACCCCACTCGGTGACGAACAGCGCCAGGCCGGCCCGGATCGCCGCGTCACCCTTGGCGCGCAGCGACGCGCCGTGGGTGCACGAGTAGAAGTGCAGCGTGTACATCAGGTTGGTGCCGGACACCGGGCTGGCCGCCGCGACGTCCACGTCCTGCGACCAGGTCGGGGTGCCGAGCACCACGATGTTGTCCGGGTCGGCGGCGCGGATCGCCGCGACAACCGCCTGGTGGTACGGCTTGATGACGTTCGTCCAGCTCACCTGCAACGGCTCGTTGTAGGGCTCCCAGATGACGTTCGGCAGGTGGCCGTAGCGGCGGGCCAGGTCACCGAAGAAGGCCACCGCCTGCGACTGGTTGTTCTGCGCCTCGTGCGCGTGCCAGTCGACGATCACGTACACCCCGGCGGTGACCGCGTTGTTGATGATGGTCTCCACCTGGTTGCGCGCCCTGGTCGGGTCGCTGAGGTACGCGCCGGCCGGCTCCACACCCATCGCCGCGCGGATCACCTGAAGCTTCCAGTTGTCGCGCATCCAGGTCAGCGCGGACAGGTTCTCGGCGTACGGGGCAGTCTCCCAGTTGAGCCACATGCTGCTGATGCCCCGCAACTGCACACGCGCGCCGGACTTGTCGCACATCGTCGTGCCGCACACCCGCAGCTGCCCGTGCCGCTCGACGGGCGTGCCGGTCGTCGGCGGCGGACTCGTGGGCGGCGGGGTGGTCGGTGGCGGTGTCGTGGGCGCCGGAGTGGTCGGCGCGGGAGTGGTGGGCGTCGGAGGCGGGCCGCCGGCGCAGGCCGCGCCGTTGACAGTGCAGTTGACGGGGGTGCCGGAGCCGTCGACGAGGAAGCCGAACGCCGTCGACGCCCCGGCGGCCAGGGTGCCGTTCCAGGACAGGTTGGTGAAGGTGTAGCGGCTGCCGGAGGTCGTCTGCTGCGCGTTCCACGACTGGCTGATGCTGGAGGAGGCCGGCAGGTCGAACTCGACGCGCCAGCTGGTGATCTGTGCCGACGTGTTGTTGGTGACAGTGACCTGACCCTGGTAGCCACTGCCCCAACTGTTCGTCACGGAGAACACGGCGGTCGCCGCACTCGCCGGCGTGGCCGCGATCGCCACCGCGCCGGCTATCAGGCCGGCGACGGCCAGCGACGTGACAAGTCTCAGTGTGCGCATGCTGAACCCGCTTCGGATCGACGGTGATGGTCTGAGGCGGGGCGGCGCCAGAGCCGACAATATCGATCTTCCACGATGTGTTCAAGGCGTGCGGCCGGTCTTCCGCTCGCCGGGGACAGCTGAGCGGTGTGCGCCGCTCAGCGCACCTTCATGAGATCGACAAGTTGGTCCAGCGCAGCGCCCCATCCCTCGTGGAAGCCCATCTCGTCGTGCGACTTCTTCGCCGACTCGTCGGCGTGGATCGCGACGGCTGTGTACTTCGTGCCCGCGCCGTCCGGCTCGATCCGCACCACAGCGGTGAACGGGAAGCCGTCCTGGGCGATCTGCGGACGGAAGCCGGGCCCCAGGCCGGAGGTGAAGACCAGCGTCGAACCCTCGTCGACCACCAGGATGCAGCCGCTGTTCGGGTACTCCTCGCCCTCGGGCGAGCGCATTGTCGTGTCGAATCTGCCGCCGGGCCGCAGGTCAATCTCGCAGGCGACTGTCGACCAGGGCTTCGGGGTGAACCACTGCATGATCAGCTCGGGCGTGGTCCAGGCCCGCCAGACCAGCTCCGGCGGCACGTCGACGGTGCGCTCCAGGACGAGATCGAGGTCGGGATTCACTGTGTAGACGGTCATCGTTCTTGCTCCTTCAGGTCGTAGAGAAGCGAATCGAGTTGGTCGAGGCGTCGGGTCCATCGCGCGCGCTGCGCGGCGAGCCAGGTGTCGAGGTGCTCCAGCGGCTGGGGCGCGAGCCGGTAGGTGCGAACTCGGCCCGTCTTCTCCGACGTCACCAGACCGGACTGTTCGAGGACGTGCAGGTGCTGCGTGAACGACGGCAGCGCCATGTCGAACGGACGAGCCAGGTCACTGGTCGTGGCCGGCCCTTGGGTGAGGCGCTCGACGACCTGGCGGCGGGTGGGGTCGGCCAACGCCTGGAACACGCTGTCGAGAACGCTGCCGCCCTCCCCCGCATACTTAGCCATGCGCCTAACTATGCACCGAGACATTACTTAGGTCAAGGCCTAAGTATTGCGACCTGGGGCGGGTCACGGATCGCCGGACGCCGGCACCGGTCGTAGCGTAGGGCGTATGCGAACCACCACGCTGGGCAGTGCGGGACCCGAGGTCGGCGTCATCGGCCTCGGGTGCATGGGCATGAGCCACGGATACGACATCACCGGTCCCCGCGACGACGACACGTCGATCGCCGTGATCCGACAGGCGCTGGACCTGGGTGCCACGCTTATCGACACGTCCGACGTGTACGGGCCGTACACGAACGAGGATCTGGTGGGGCGGGCGCTGGCCGGCGGCCACCGGGAGCGGGCCGTCCTGGCGACCAAGGTCGGCCTGGTGACCACCTCCCCCACCGGCGGCCCCGGCAACTCACCGAAGATCGGCAACGACGGCCGGCCGGAGCACATCCGCGTGGCGATCGACGCCAGCCTGCGCCGGCTCGGCACCGACCACGTCGACCTCTACCAGCTGCACCGCGTCGACCCGCAGGTGCCCATCGAGGAGTCCTGGGGTGCGATGGCGGAGGTCGTCGCGGCGGGCAAGGCGCGGCAGATCGGCCTGTCCGAGGTGACTGTGGAGCAGATCGTGCGGGCTCAGACGGTCCACCCGGTGGCGTCGGTGCAGTCGGAATTGTCGCTGTGGACCCGTGACCCGTTGACCGAGGTGCTGCCGTACTGCGCGCAGCAGGGCATCGCGTTCCTGCCGTTCTCGCCGCTGGGCAGGGGTTTCCTCACCGGCCGGTTCACGTCCTTCGACGACCTGCCCGCCGACGACTTCCGCCGTGGCCTGCCGCGTTTCCAACAGGACGCGCTGCGCGCCAACCTGGCCATCGTCGCCCGGGTCCGCGAGATCGCCGACCGGGCCGGGCTCAGCCCCGCGCAGGTCGCTCTCGCGTGGGTGGTCGCCCAGGGCGAGCAGGTCATTCCGATCCCCGGCACGAAGACCCCGAAGTACCTTGTGGACAACTGCGCGGCCGGCGACGTGCGGCTCAGCGCCGAGGACCTGGCCGACCTCGACGCCCTGCCCGCGCCCGAGGGTGGACGCTACTGACCATCGCCGCCCTGACGCCGGGCTGGTCGCGGACCACACTGGTCCGCGACCAGCCCGACCCGCCGTGGTCAGGCGGGCCGGGCGTCGGCGTCCACCGGTGGGCCGAACCGCACGCCGACGCCTGGGGAATACAGCACGCTGACCGGAGGCCCGGCCGGTGTCGGCAGCCCGGCGGCGGTGACCAGTTCGTCGTCAAGGTGCAGCAGTTCGGCGCGGTGCAGTGGCCAGCGCGGATGCCAGTTCGGCAGGTGCAGCGTGCGCCCGTACGCCCGGGTGTGCAGCCCCCAACGGGCCGTGACGAAATGCTCAAGCGGCGTCGGTTCGGCGATCGCCTCCCCCACCCGAACCACCATCCGGCTCGTCGTGCCTGCCGGGCCGGGCCAACGTCGCCGGCACCGGTAGGTGAGCCGGTCACCGTCGCGGTCCACCCCCATCGAGGACCAGAGGTACGGCAGGCGCAGCGTCGCCTGGGCGACAAGCACGGGAACGAGGCGGGACGCGTCAAGCGACCGGAACACCACAGCACGCCGTCCGTTGGCGTCGACCGAGTAGAGCCGGACGTTCGTCTCCCAGAACGTGCCGAAGTACGGCACCGCCGGCCCACGGCCGAAGCCCAGCCCCACCATCCGAAAGCCGATCAGACCGACGTAGGTGACGCCGTCGATGGTGTCCGGCCGGGTCCCGACGGGCAGCAGCGGCGCGACGGTCTCCGGGGTGACCGCCCAGTGCAGGAACGTGAGGTCCTCCCAGCGCTGCCGTAGGACCGCCCACGGGAACGACTGTCGGGGCGCGATGTCGACCGGCTCGATGTCCACGCTTCCATCCTGACTCAGGGCTCGGGCGGGACCGGCATCAGGCGTGCGGGCCGACGCTCACCGTGCCAATGGTCAGCGCCGCCCTGCCCTCCAGGATCTGGCCGACCCGATCGACCTCGTCCTCCAACTCCCGCCGCCGACCCGGGTCGAGTGCCTGCAACG from Micromonospora profundi harbors:
- a CDS encoding N-acetylglutaminylglutamine amidotransferase, with product MCGIGGEFRLDGAPPDMAAVERMLPALASRGPDGEGRWRHGPAALVHRRLRIIDLSDAGAQPMVDSELGLALVFNGCIYNYQELRDELTAAGYSFRSTSDTEVILKAYHRWGTACVERFFGMFAFALVELTTSTLVLARDRLGIKPLYLAETPGRIRFASTVPALLAAGGVDTDLDPVALHHYMSFHSVVPPPRTILAGVRKLPPATVRVITGDGRSTDTVYWRPEFTRAAAPPMSADEWQERIMSALRTAVRRRMVADVPVGVLLSGGIDSSLIVALLAEQGQTGLATFSIGFEAKAGESGDEFHYSDLVAREFGTDHQQIRIGGDRFVPAVHAAIGAMSEPMVSHDCVAFHLLSEEVSQRITVVQSGQGADEIFAGYDWYPPMANVAREDAVEAYVRVFFDRRHDALADQLAPEWMLDHDASLEFVTAHFAAPGADTALDAALRQDSLVMLVDDPVKRVDNMTMAWGLEARVPFLDHEVVELAAACPPALKLAHGGKGVLKAASRGIVPDEVIDRPKGYFPVPAIRHLSGPLLDDVRDALTARQARERGLFRKDYLEELLDAPNARRTTLGSNALWQLGLLELWLQRIGV
- a CDS encoding carboxylate--amine ligase/circularly permuted type 2 ATP-grasp protein, with the translated sequence MVENTTNAATFDGPLGRSGNGRAVPASRAQPVTPVDDADPADLATIGVEEEFHVVDLHTRELVPRAGELLDRLPATSFTAELHRSVVETNTAVCRTLDEIRTELTRLRQSAVQVADRAGLGIVAAGTVPLRADGDPSVTPTSRYRRMLDEYQMLAREQLICGAQVHVGVSDRDLAVAVTRRVQPWLPLLLALSTSSPYWMGQDSGYASVRSLVWQRWPTAGDPGEVTSAADHEALVAELISSETITDPAMIYFDVRPSAHVPTVELRITDANSDVDIIVLLTGLFRALVRREVAALRAGVERTAVRPPVLRAAVWRAARSGLEGDLLDLPRSARPVPAAEALRRLVTDLRPQLEATGDWEQISELTRYALARGSSAARQRRAYERRGRLADVVDLLLDETRGRTGAPGPGAPPPPALPTYVDAGDEVFGPDGPEPAYRPLLAALRGLGTVGLRQREHDRDEEQRARGVTFSVAGEASTRLFPFDLVPRVVPAADWNALRAGLVQRARALDAFLRDVYGERAVVADGVVPAWVVESSPGLRPTGALMGRRRTRAQVSGTDLVRDPDGGWYVLEDNLRVPSGLGYAVQNRRLTRAVLPELPVPDDLLPADETPAMLHRALLAAAPAAADDPAVVVLSSGPGDPAWFEHRLLADEMGVPLIGSSDLLVEDGRVCLVREGRRSQVDVIYLRMDEEALLHAPGADGVPLGWPLLAAVHAGRLTLANALGNGVGDDKALYAYVPRLIEYYLGEKALLADVPTYLCGLPEQRADVLGRLDELVLKPVDGYGGDRVVIGPRAEAEELDAVREQILAAPHRWIAQEVISLTTHPVFDGTALAPRHVDLRAFVFLGDTAEVAPVALTRVAPAGSMIVNSSRGGGSKDTWLLGGADQPPA
- a CDS encoding dihydrofolate reductase family protein, with the translated sequence MRKLINSTYITLDGVIENPTWTMPYFDEEAAAFAGSQTDEADAMLMGRVTYDGMSAAWPQRDESDPSTGAAYFNNVKKYVASTTLTNPTWNNTEVLQGDLVQEVTRLKAQDGGDIIQYGYGSVTAQLVHAGLVDEVRFWICPVLQGGASLTAPLKDVPVSFELIGTRVHRSGVIIATYRPGTAA
- a CDS encoding S9 family peptidase codes for the protein MRARTEAPRTTRRGRPTGRRLLPSPPVGEDFAPAPSPDGLRVAFLSDRAGTPGVWVRDVDASEAVAVPTGDEPVLAVSWSPDGQWLACVVAPGGAPRTELWVLRPDGTRRRQVAGFGRHSASLSGWLPGGALMAVTETAERGTALLIDAGTGQRRVLVEDDLLSLLDVTADAGAALLRRGPRNARWLEMLDVATGERRRLLPDTGRGSTDQGWFGPDGTSVLARTDVFSELAALVRVDLTRDEPAPVRLAGRPDAELEYVAVSADRRRAALLWNTYGGRSELSLFDLPGGVQRAVAAPGEVLDGAVFAAGGDLLCLTAQGPVQPREVWLVDPATAAPRPLRPDAAATRAGGGGVAPQLVDLRARDGMPLSGWLYRPPGPGPWPTAISLHGGPEAQERPCYNPLFQALVAQGVAVFAPNVRGSSGFGRTFVAADNLAGRYGAIADVAACADFLLDSGVARPGQLGCLGRSYGGYLVLAVLVNFPGLFAAGVAECGISDFRTFFAGTEPWIAAAAVSKYGDPVRDAELLRDLSPMTHLDRLDVPVLLIHGANDTNVPAGESAQVAQALAARGVPYGHLVLAGEGHDFLARDKAEAARTATTAWLAQHLAVTATAVG
- a CDS encoding cellulase family glycosylhydrolase → MRTLRLVTSLAVAGLIAGAVAIAATPASAATAVFSVTNSWGSGYQGQVTVTNNTSAQITSWRVEFDLPASSSISQSWNAQQTTSGSRYTFTNLSWNGTLAAGASTAFGFLVDGSGTPVNCTVNGAACAGGPPPTPTTPAPTTPAPTTPPPTTPPPTSPPPTTGTPVERHGQLRVCGTTMCDKSGARVQLRGISSMWLNWETAPYAENLSALTWMRDNWKLQVIRAAMGVEPAGAYLSDPTRARNQVETIINNAVTAGVYVIVDWHAHEAQNNQSQAVAFFGDLARRYGHLPNVIWEPYNEPLQVSWTNVIKPYHQAVVAAIRAADPDNIVVLGTPTWSQDVDVAAASPVSGTNLMYTLHFYSCTHGASLRAKGDAAIRAGLALFVTEWGASHADGGLDGRACLPEAQSWMDWMKANGISWTAWKLDVGTDTTNLLSPGAPVTGGWDNYLHGHAPFVVANMR